One segment of Panicum virgatum strain AP13 chromosome 1K, P.virgatum_v5, whole genome shotgun sequence DNA contains the following:
- the LOC120645088 gene encoding ATPase 8, plasma membrane-type-like has product MWNPLSWVMESAAIMAIVLANGGGKPPDWQDFVGITVLLFINSTISFIEENSAGNAAAALMAGLAPKTKVLRDGKWKEEDAAILVPGDIISIKLGDIIPADARLLEGDPLKVDQAALTGESLPVNKHAGQGVFSGSTVKQGEIEAVVIATGVHTFFGKAAHLVDSTNNVGHFQQVLTAIGNFCIISIAVGMVIEIIVMYPIQHRAYRDGIDNLLVLLIGGIPIAMPTVLSVTMAIGSHRLSQQGAITKRMTAIEEMAGMDVLCSDKTGTLTLNKLTVDKTLIEVCGKGVDKDMVLLYAARASRVENQDAIDTCIVGMLADPKEARAGIKEVHFLPFNPVEKRTAITYIDGNGDWHRISKGAPEQIIELCRMSKDAEKRIHGLIDSYADRGLRSLGVSYQQVPEKSKESAGEPWQFIGLLPLFDPPRHDSAETIRRALHLGVNVKMITGDQLAIGKETARRLGMGSNMYPSTTLLGDNKAGEMGGLNIDELIEKADGFAGVFPEHKYEIVKRLQDRKHICGMTGDGVNDAPALKKADIGIAVDDATDAARSASDIVLTEPGLSVIVSAVLTSRAIFQRMKNYTIYAVSITIRIVLGFLLVALVWEFDFAPFMVLIIAILNDGTIMTISKDRVKPSPTPDSWKLKEIFATGIVLGTYMALTTALFFYLAHDTDFFTSTFGVRSIKENDKELMAALYLQVSIISQALIFVTRSRSWSFVERPGALLVVAFLAAQLVATCIAVYANWEFCKMQGIGWGWGVAIWAFSVVTYFPLDVLKFAIRYALSGKAWSNINNKTAFVNRNDYGRGEREAQWATAQRTLHGLNQATTGSDLFGDNTGYRELSELAEQAAKRAEVARLRELHTLKGHVESVVKLKGLDIDTIQQSYTV; this is encoded by the exons ATGTGGAACCCGCTCTCCTGGGTCATGGAGTCCGCCGCCATCATGGCCATCGTCCTCGccaacggcggcggcaagccCCCGGACTGGCAGGACTTCGTCGGcatcaccgtcctcctcttcatCAACTCCACCATCAGCTTCATCGAGGAGAACAGCGCCGGGAACGCCGCAGCCGCCCTCATGGCGGGCCTCGCGCCCAAGACCAAGGTCCTCAGGGACGGCAAGTggaaggaggaggacgccgccaTCCTCGTGCCCGGCGACATCATCAGCATCAAGCTCGGGGACATCATCCCCGCCGACGCCAGGCTGCTCGAGGGCGACCCGCTCAAGGTCGACCAGGCCGCGCTCACCGGCGAGTCGCTGCCGGTCAACAAGCACGCCGGCCAGGGGGTCTTCTCCGGCTCCACCGTCAAGCAGGGCGAGATTGAGGCCGTCGTCATCGCCACCGGCGTGCACACCTTCTTCGGCAAGGCGGCGCACCTGGTGGACAGCACCAACAACGTCGGCCACTTCCAGCAGGTGCTCACGGCCATCGGCAACTTCTGCATCATCTCCATCGCCGTCGGCATGGTCATCGAGATCATCGTCATGTACCCCATCCAGCACCGCGCCTACCGCGACGGCATCGACAACCTCCTCGTCCTGCTCATCGGCGGCATCCCCATCGCCATGCCCACCGTGCTGTCGGTGACCATGGCCATCGGGTCGCACCGGCTCTCGCAGCAGGGCGCCATCACCAAGCGCATGACCGCCATCGAGGAGATGGCCGGCATGGATGTGCTGTGCAGCGACAAGACCGGCACGCTCACCCTCAACAAGCTCACTGTCGACAAGACCCTCATCGAGGTGTGCGGCAAGGGCGTCGACAAGGACATGGTGCTCCTCTACGCCGCCAGGGCCTCCCGCGTCGAGAACCAGGACGCCATCGACACCTGCATCGTCGGCATGCTCGCCGACCCCAAGGAGGCCCGCGCCGGCATCAAGGAGGTCCACTTCCTCCCCTTCAACCCCGTGGAGAAGCGCACGGCCATCACCTACATCGACGGCAACGGCGACTGGCACCGGATCAGCAAGGGCGCCCCCGAGCAGATCATCGAGCTGTGCCGGATGAGCAAGGACGCCGAGAAGAGGATCCACGGCCTCATCGACAGCTACGCCGACCGCGGCCTCCGCTCCCTGGGCGTGTCGTACCAGCAGGTGCCGGAGAAGAGCAAGGAGAGCGCCGGCGAGCCGTGGCAGTTCATCGGCCTGCTGCCGCTGTTCGACCCGCCGCGGCACGACAGCGCGGAGACCATCCGGCGCGCGCTCCACCTCGGCGTGAACGTGAAGATGATCACCGGCGACCAGCTGGCCATCGGCAAGgagacggcgcggcggctgggCATGGGCAGCAACATGTACCCCTCGACCACCCTGCTCGGCGACAACAAGGCCGGCGAGATGGGCGGGCTCAACATCGACGAGCTGATCGAGAAGGCGGACGGCTTCGCGGGGGTGTTCCCGGAGCACAAGTACGAGATCGTGAAGCGGCTGCAGGACCGGAAGCACATCTGCGGCATGACCGGGGACGGCGTGAACGACGCGCCGGCGCTGAAGAAGGCGGACATCGGCATCGCGGTGGACGACGCGACGGACGCGGCCCGGAGCGCGTCGGACATCGTGCTGACGGAGCCCGGGCTGAGCGTGATCGTGAGCGCGGTGCTGACGAGCCGCGCCATCTTCCAGCGCATGAAGAACTACACCATCTACGCGGTGTCCATCACCATCCGCATCGTGCTGGGCTTCCTGCTGGTGGCCCTGGTCTGGGAGTTCGACTTCGCGCCCTTCATGGTTCTCATCATCGCCATCCTCAACGACGGCACCATCATGACCATCTCCAAGGACCGCGTCAAGCCGTCGCCGACCCCCGACTCGTGGAAGCTCAAGGAGATCTTCGCCACCGGCATCGTGCTCGGCACCTACATGGCGCTCACCACGGCGCTCTTCTTCTACCTGGCGCACGACACCGACTTCTTCACG AGCACTTTCGGCGTTCGGTCCATCAAGGAGAACGACAAGGAGCTGATGGCGGCTCTGTACCTCCAAGTGAGCATCATCAGCCAGGCGCTCATCTTCGTGACCCGGTCCCGGAGCTGGTCCTTCGTGGAGCGCCCCGGCgcgctgctggtggtggcctTCCTGGCGGCGCAGCTGGTGGCGACCTGCATCGCCGTGTACGCCAACTGGGAGTTCTGCAAGATGCAGGGCATCGGCTGGGGCTGGGGCGTCGCCATCTGGGCCTTCAGCGTCGTCACCTACTTCCCGCTGGACGTGCTCAAGTTCGCCATCCGCTACGCGCTCAGCGGCAAGGCCTGGAGCAACATCAACAACAAGACGGCCTTCGTCAACCGCAACGACTACGGCAGGGGCGAGCGCGAGGCGCAGTGGGCCACGGCGCAGCGGACGCTGCACGGCCTCAACCAGGCCACCACCGGCTCCGACCTCTTCGGCGACAACACCGGCTACCGCGAGCTCTCGGAGCTCGCCGAGCAGGCCGCCAAGCGCGCCGAGGTGGCCAGGCTCCGGGAGCTGCACACGCTCAAGGGCCACGTCGAGTCGGTGGTCAAGCTCAAGGGGCTCGACATCGACACCATCCAGCAGAGCTACACCGTGTAA
- the LOC120645097 gene encoding DNA replication licensing factor MCM5-like: MSGWDEGAVFYSDQAQFPRGGPGGDPAADLSRHSALRKFKEFLRGFTGPTGDFPYRESLVHNRDHVTVAIEDLDAFDAELSDRIRKSPADYLPLFETAAAEVLASLRSKVAGETGEMEEPVTGDVQIFLSSKEKCLSMRSIGADYMSKLVKIAGIAIAASRVKAKATHVTLLCKNCRSVRTVSCRPGLGGAIVPRSCDHVPQPGEEPCPLDPWIPVPDKSKYVDLQTLKLQENPEDVPTGELPRNMLLSVDRHLVQTIVPGTRLTVVGIYSVYQASANQKCAVGVKQPYIRVVGLEQSRDNNSNGPSNFTLDEEMEFKEFAQRPDAYAKLCSMIGPSIYGHSDVKKAIACLLFGGSKKRLPDGVRLRGDIHVLLLGDPSTAKSQFLKFVEKTAPIAVYTSGKGSSAAGLTASVTRDSSSREFYLEGGAMVLADGGVVCIDEFDKMRPEDRVAIHEAMEQQTISIAKAGITTVLNSRTSVLAAANPIAGRYDDLKTAQDNIDLQTTILSRFDLIFIVKDIRMYDQDKRIASHIIKVHASGAAASSKNTEANEGENWLKRYIEYCRATCKPRLSEKAAEMLQNKYVEIRQKMRQQAHETGRAAAIPITVRQLEAIIRLSESLAKMRLTSVATPEHVEEAFRLFNVSTVDAARSGINEHLNLSPEIANEIKQAEAQIKRRMGIGSHISERRLIDELTRMGMNESIIRRALLIMHQRDEVEYKRERHVIVRKA, encoded by the exons atgtcGGGTTGGGACGAGGGCGCCGTGTTCTACAGCGACCAGGCGCAATTCCCCCGCGGCGGCCCTGGCGGCGACCCAGCCGCCGACCTCAGCCGCCACTCCGCTCTCCGCAAGTTCAAGGAGTTCCTCCGCGGCTTCACCGGCCCCACCGGCGACTTCCCCTACCG TGAGAGCCTAGTACACAACCGCGACCATGTCACCGTCGCCATCGAGGACCTAGATGCCTTCGACGCCGAGCTCTCCGATAGGATCCGCAAGTCGCCCGCTGATTATCTTCCGTTG TTTGAGACGGCTGCAGCCGAGGTTCTCGCAAGCCTCCGTTCGAAGGTCGCCGGCGAGACCGGGGAGATGGAGGAGCCCGTCACCGGAGATGTCCAGATCTTCCTCTCCTCCAAGGAGAAGTGCCTGTCCATGAGATCGATTGGG GCAGATTACATGTCGAAGCTGGTTAAGATTGCTGGAATTGCAATTGCTGCATCTAGAGTGAAAGCCAAGGCCACCCATGTAACTCTTCTCTGCAAGAACTGCCGGAGTGTCAGAACAGTATCTTGCAGGCCAGGCCTAGGCGGGGCTATTGTTCCACGATCGTGTGATCATGTTCCTCAG CCTGGAGAAGAGCCTTGCCCCCTGGACCCCTGGATTCCTGTCCCAGATAAGAGCAAGTATGTCGATCTCCAGACCCTCAAATTGCAGGAGAATCCTGAG GATGTTCCAACTGGTGAGCTTCCTAGAAATATGCTTCTGTCTGTAGATAGGCACCTTGTTCAGACAATTGTTCCAGGGACTAGATTAACTGTTGTTGGCATCTACAGCGTCTACCAAGCATCCGCAAA CCAGAAGTGCGCTGTTGGTGTTAAACAGCCTTACATTAGAGTTGTTGGTTTGGAGCAATCTCGAGACAATAATTCAAATGGACCCTCCAATTTCACTCTTGACGAG GAAATGGAATTCAAAGAATTTGCACAGAGGCCAGATGCATATGCCAAGCTTTGCTCAATGATTGGCCCTTCAATTTATGGTCATTCTGATGTCAAGAAAGCTATTGCATGCTTGTTATTTGGGGGGTCTAAGAAG AGGCTACCTGATGGTGTACGTTTGAGAGGGGACATTCATGTCTTGCTTCTGGGTGATCCATCCACAGCAAAATCACAG TTCCTCAAATTCGTAGAGAAGACAGCTCCCATTGCAGTCTATACGTCCGGAAAAGGTTCCTCTGCTGCTGGTCTCACGGCATCTGTAACGCGGGATAGTAGCTCG CGCGAGTTTTATTTGGAAGGAGGGGCCATGGTTTTGGCTGATGGTGGAGTTGTTTGTATTGATGAATTTGACAAGATGAGACCTGAAGACAG AGTTGCAATTCATGAAGCCATGGAGCAACAGACAATATCTATTGCCAAAGCTGGCATTACAACAGTACTCAATTCAAGGACTTCAGTTCTTGCAGCTGCCAATCCAATTGCAGGACGTTATGATGATCTTAAG ACTGCACAAGATAATATTGATCTGCAGACAACCATTCTTTCTAGATTTGATCTAATCTTTATTGTAAAAGATATCAGAATGTATGATCAAGATAAG CGAATAGCAAGCCACATTATCAAGGTGCATGCCAGTGGTGCTGCTGCTTCATCCAAGAACACAGAAGCAAATGAAGGAGAAAATTGGCTGAAAAG GTACATTGAGTACTGCCGTGCTACTTGCAAACCACGGCTTTCAGAAAAAGCTGCTGAGATGCTGCAAAACAAATATGTTGAGATTAGACAG AAAATGAGACAGCAAGCTCACGAGACAGGGAGGGCCGCAGCGATACCCATTACTGTGCGGCAGCTTGAAGCCATCATACGTTTGAGCGAATCTCTTGCAAAGATGAGATT GACAAGTGTGGCCACACCAGAGCATGTTGAAGAGGCATTCAGACTATTCAATGTTTCCACCGTTGATGCTGCAAGATCTGGAATCAACGAGCATTTGAACTTGTCACCAGAAATTGCAAATGAAATCAAG CAAGCGGAGGCACAAATAAAAAGAAGAATGGGCATTGGAAGCCACATATCTGAGCGACGGCTGATTGATGAGCTAACTAGGATGGGAATGAATGAATCCATT ATCAGAAGAGCCCTTCTGATCATGCATCAAAGGGATGAAGTAGAGTACAAGAGGGAGCGCCATGTGATCGTCCGAAAGGCTTGA
- the LOC120645105 gene encoding aspartate aminotransferase, chloroplastic-like, translating to MASAAFALTSPAASAVAARSKVLGGGKSQGRNGCRVGITRKNFGHVMMALAVDVSRFEGVPMAPPDPILGVSEAFKADKNDLKLNLGVGAYRTEELQPYVLNVVKKAENLMLEKGENKEYLPIEGLAAFNKATAELLLGADNPVIKQGLVATLQSLSGTGSLRLAAAFIQRYFPEAKVLISSPTWGNHKNIFNDARVPWSEYRYYDPKTVGLDFEGMIADIEAAPEGSFVLLHGCAHNPTGIDPSPEQWEKIADAIQEKKHMPFFDVAYQGFASGSLDEDASSVRLFVKRGMEVFVAQSYSKNLGLYAERIGAINVVCSAPEVADRVKSQLKRLARPMYSNPPIHGARIVANIVGDPTMFGEWKQEMEQMAGRIKNVRQKLYDSLSAKDKSGKDWSFILRQIGMFSYTGLNKAQSDNMTDKWHVYMTKDGRISLAGLSLAKCDYLADAIIDSFHNVS from the exons ATGGCCTCCGCCGCCTTCGCCctcacctcgccggcggcctccgccgtcgccgcccggtCCAAG GTGCTTGGAGGGGGAAAGAGTCAGGGGAGAAATGGCTGCCGCGTGGGGATCACGAGGAAG AACTTTGGCCATGTTATGATGGCCCTTGCAGTGGATGTTTCTCGTTTTGAGGGAGTGCCAATGGCTCCTCCAGACCCAATTCTTGGGGTTTCAGAGGCCTTTAAAGCAGATAAAAACGACCTGAAGCTCAATCTTGGTGTTGGTGCCTATAGAACAGAAGAGTTGCAACCCTATGTCCTCAATGTAGTCAAGAAG GCTGAAAATCTTATGTTGGAGAAAGGAGAAAACAAAGAG TATCTTCCTATTGAAGGCTTAGCTGCATTTAACAAAGCAACTGCAGAGCTACTGCTTGGAGCTGACAACCCTGTCATCAAGCAAGGACTT GTTGCTACACTTCAATCTCTCTCAGGCACTGGATCGCTACGACTAGCTGCAGCATTTATACAAAGATACTTCCCTGAAGCCAAAGTACTTATATCATCACCCACGTGGG GGAACCACAAGAACATCTTCAATGATGCTAGGGTACCTTGGTCAGAGTACCGGTACTATGACCCCAAGACTGTTGGGTTAGATTTTGAGGGAATGATAGCTGACATTGAG GCTGCTCCTGAAGGATCTTTTGTTCTGCTACATGGTTGCGCTCACAACCCAACTGGAATAGACCCAAGTCCTGAACAATGGGAGAAAATTGCAGATGCTATTCAAGAGAAAAAGCATATGCCTTTCTTCGATGTTGCATATCAG GGTTTTGCCAGTGGAAGCCTTGATGAAGATGCATCTTCAGTTAGGCTTTTTGTTAAGCGTGGCATGGAAGTATTTGTCGCACAATCTTACAGCAAGAACCTTGGTCTATATGCAGAAAGGATTGGGGCAATAAATGTTGTTTGCTCAGCACCAGAAGTTGCAGATAg gGTAAAGAGCCAGCTGAAACGTCTGGCACGTCCCATGTACTCGAACCCCCCAATTCATGGTGCTAGGATAGTTGCCAATATTGTTGGTGATCCAACTATGTTTGGTGAATGGAAGCAGGAGATGGAACAAATGGCTGGGCGGATCAAGAATGTAAGGCAGAAGCTCTATGATAGTTTGTCTGCAAAGGACAAGAGTGGCAAGGACTGGTCTTTCATTCTGAGGCAGATTGGCATGTTCTCTTACACTGGATTGAACAAAGCACAG AGTGATAACATGACAGATAAATGGCATGTTTATATGACCAAGGATGGTCGGATTTCGTTAGCTGGACTTTCCCTGGCTAAGTGCGATTATCTTGCTGACGCCATCATCGATTCTTTCCATAATGTCAGCTAG
- the LOC120645110 gene encoding alpha carbonic anhydrase 8-like: protein MATAVLRSHDAMNNRMHLDAFTPSPTKPRRRRSPKPAGASSPPPPRAPAVASPAPKAAAVASPPVKAAAAGRRSPPARPAARKQPSPTKEKPKQRLVMEEVRILKRGEEPPSPAPAPAPAPVLAAPVAKAAAAVDQRVVRSTGRIGPQVPAVVPTKKIVADAAGYAGPAFAAAAPEPSSLPMPAFFLRRAESEATRGLRCLLRIGEVA from the coding sequence atggcgacggcggTGCTCAGATCCCATGACGCGATGAACAACCGGATGCATCTGGACGCGTTCACGCCGTCCCCGACGaagccccgccggcgccggagccccAAGCCGGCGGgcgcgtcctcgccgccgccccctaggGCCCCCGCGGTAGCCTCTCCGGcgcccaaggcggcggcggtggcgtcacCGCCCGttaaggcggcggcagcgggccgccgctcgccaccggCGAGGCCGGCTGCTCGGAAGCAGCCGTCTCCTACGAAGGAGAAGCCCAAGCAGCGGCTTGTTATGGAGGAGGTCCGGATCCTCAAGCGCGGCGAGGAGCCGCCTTCTCCCGCCCCAGCCCCGGCCCCCGCGCCGGTCTTGGCAGCGCCCGTGGCGAAAGCCGCTGCGGCTGTTGACCAGCGCGTCGTCCGCTCCACTGGCCGGATCGGGCCGCAGGTGCCCGCCGTCGTGCCTACGAAGAAGATCGTGGCCGACGCGGCTGGCTACGCGGGCCCGGCGTTTGCTGCCGCGGCGCCCGAGCCGAGCTCGCTTCCCATGCCGGCTTTCTTCCTCCGGCGCGCTGAGTCCGAGGCCACGCGCGGCCTCCGCTGCCTCCTGCGCATCGGCGAGGTCGCCTGA
- the LOC120645116 gene encoding transmembrane 9 superfamily member 11-like yields MARLGALLLLVAAASAATLLLSALPGARGFYLPGSYPHKYNPGELLNVKVNSLTSIDTEMPFSYYSLPFCVPPEGVKDSAENLGELLMGDRIENSPYRFKMYTNQSDVFLCRSAPLAPDAFALLKKRIDEMYQVNLILDNLPAIRYTKKDDYFLRWTGYPVGIRVGVDYYVFNHLQFTVLVHRYEDANVARVMGAADAADVIPAGGKDGGAGNSGWMVVGFEVVPCSIKHNPEDVKSHKMYDRYPSKIKCDPTTVSMSIKENEPIVYTYEVSFVESDIKWPSRWDAYLKMEGAKVHWFSILNSLMVIAFLAGIVFVILLRTVRRDLTKYEELDSEAQAQMNEELSGWKLVVSDVFRAPSCPMLLCVMVGDGVQILGMAVVTILFAALGFMSPASRGTLITGMLFFYLVLGILAGYVGVRVWKTIKCGDHSGWVGVSWRVACFFPGIAFLILTTLNFLLWGSQSTGAIPFSLFVVLLLLWFCISVPLTLVGGFLGAKAPHIEYPVRTNQIPREIPPQKYPSWLLVLGAGTLPFGTLFIELFFIMSSIWMGRVYYVFGFLFIVLLLLVIVCAEVSLVLTYMHLCVEDWKWWWKSFFSSGSVAIYIFLYSINYLVFDLKSLSGPVSATLYIGYSLFMVIAIMLATGTVGFISSFCFVHYLFSSVKAD; encoded by the coding sequence ATGGCCCGCCTcggcgcgctcctcctcctcgtcgcggcCGCCTCGGCGGCCACGCTGCTGCTCTCCGCGCTGCCGGGCGCCCGCGGCTTCTACCTCCCGGGGAGCTACCCGCACAAGTACAACCCCGGGGAGCTCCTCAACGTCAAGGTGAACTCCCTCACCTCCATCGACACCGAGATGCCCTTCAGCTACTACAGCCTCCCCTTCTGCGTCCCGCCCGAGGGCGTCAAGGACAGCGCCGAGAACCTCGGCGAGCTCCTCATGGGCGACCGCATCGAGAACTCGCCCTACCGCTTCAAGATGTACACCAACCAGTCCGACGTCTTCCTCTGCcgctccgcgccgctcgcccccgACGCCTTCGCGCTGCTCAAGAAGCGCATCGACGAGATGTACCAGGTCAACCTCATCCTCGACAACCTCCCCGCCATCCGCTACACCAAGAAGGACGACTACTTCCTGCGCTGGACCGGCTACCCCGTCGGGATCCGCGTCGGCGTCGACTACTACGTCTTCAACCACCTCCAGTTCACCGTCCTCGTCCACAGGTACGAGGACGCCAATGTCGCGCGCGTCATGGGCGCAGCCGACGCCGCCGACGTCATCCCGGCCGGGGGCAAGGACGGAGGCGCTGGCAACTCTGGCTGGATGGTGGTTGGCTTCGAGGTCGTGCCGTGCAGCATCAAGCACAATCCGGAGGATGTCAAGTCGCACAAGATGTACGACCGCTACCCCAGCAAGATCAAGTGCGACCCTACCACCGTGTCGATGAGCATCAAGGAGAACGAGCCCATCGTCTACACTTATGAGGTCTCTTTCGTGGAGAGCGATATCAAGTGGCCATCGAGGTGGGATGCCTATCTGAAGATGGAGGGGGCCAAGGTGCACTGGTTCTCCATTCTCAACTCCCTGATGGTGATTGCCTTCCTTGCTGGTATTGTGTTTGTCATACTGTTGAGGACTGTGAGGCGTGATCTGACCAAGTATGAGGAGCTTGATAGCGAGGCGCAGGCGCAGATGAATGAGGAGCTGTCTGGGTGGAAGCTTGTGGTCAGTGATGTCTTCCGGGCGCCAAGCTGCCCGATGCTGCTCTGtgtcatggttggtgacggcgTTCAGATCCTTGGGATGGCGGTCGTGACCATTCTGTTTGCGGCACTTGGTTTCATGTCCCCAGCCTCCCGTGGTACTCTGATCACAGGCATGCTGTTCTTCTATCTGGTCCTTGGAATCCTGGCTGGGTATGTTGGTGTTCGTGTATGGAAGACAATCAAGTGCGGGGATCACTCTGGGTGGGTGGGTGTTTCGTGGCGGGTAGCCTGCTTCTTCCCCGGCATTGCATTCCTGATCCTGACCACACTTAACTTCCTGCTGTGGGGAAGCCAAAGCACCGGTGCCATCCCCTTCTCATTGTTTGTTGTGCTGCTTCTGCTCTGGTTCTGCATCTCAGTGCCTCTCACACTGGTTGGTGGATTCCTTGGTGCTAAGGCACCACACATTGAGTACCCTGTCCGCACGAACCAGATCCCTCGTGAAATCCCACCTCAGAAGTACCCATCCTGGTTGTTGGTTCTTGGTGCTGGTACACTGCCCTTTGGCACTCTATTCATTGAGCTCTTCTTCATCATGTCAAGCATATGGATGGGGCGTGTGTACTACGTTTTTGGATTCCTCTTCATCGTCTTGCTGCTCCTGGTTATTGTCTGCGCTGAAGTTTCACTTGTTCTGACATACATGCACCTGTGCGTTGAGGATTGGAAGTGGTGGTGGAAATCTTTCTTCTCATCTGGATCAGTGGCAATCTACATTTTCTTATACTCGATCAACTATCTCGTTTTTGACCTCAAGAGCCTGAGTGGACCAGTGTCTGCAACCCTCTATATCGGTTACTCGCTCTTCATGGTGATTGCTATTATGCTGGCAACTGGCACAGTTGGGTTTATTTCTTCATTCTGCTTCGTCCACTATCTTTTCTCATCAGTGAAAGCGGATTAA